One window of Medicago truncatula cultivar Jemalong A17 chromosome 2, MtrunA17r5.0-ANR, whole genome shotgun sequence genomic DNA carries:
- the LOC11429250 gene encoding cytochrome P450 71D11 — protein sequence MEEILLWFPILLILILLISNVGKRIKSKKITSNLPPGPWKLPIFGSIHHLIGSLPHHRMRELSLKYGPIMHLQLGETSAIVVSSKEIAKELFKTNDVTFSQRPRFLGAEIVSYGSTNIVFASYGDYWRQLRKICTLELLSAKRVRSFQSIREEEVLNLTRCISINTGTIINLTHEILSMQYNIISRATFGDKCKEQEAYTKFIKETIKLAESFSVTNLFPSQHWLHVISGMVCKLKKIHKTGDMILENIINEKKTKTDGDGSLLSYLLSLNDHGSSNPDGFHLTINNIKAVIQDIIFAGSETTSSTLEWAFSEMMKNPRVLKKAQAEVRQVFGNKGYIDEINFQELKYVKAIIKETLRLHPPSPLLLPRECIETCEINGYTIPSGTQVFVNGWAIGRDQKYWREGEKFYPERFMDCLVDYKGSNFEYIPFGAGRRICPGITFAEPNLEFPLAQLLYYFDWGLPYGITHENLDMTEVFGASVKRKNGLFLIPSLYNHVPLE from the exons ATGGAGGAAATTTTGTTATGGTTCCCCATCCTCTTGATTCTAATCCTTTTGATCTCAAACGTGGGAAAGagaatcaaaagtaaaaaaattacttcaaaTCTTCCTCCTGGGCCTTGGAAGCTACCAATTTTTGGAAGCATACATCACCTTATTGGCTCCCTACCCCACCATAGAATGAGAGAATTGTCCCTAAAGTATGGTCCTATCATGCACCTACAACTTGGAGAGACTTCAGCCATAGTGGTTTCTTCTAAAGAAATTgccaaagagttgttcaaaaccAATGATGTTACATTTTCTCAAAGACCTCGTTTTCTTGGTGCTGAAATTGTTTCTTATGGTAGCACCAACATTGTCTTTGCATCCTATGGAGATTATTGGAGGCAGCTAAGAAAAATATGCACATTAGAACTGTTGAGTGCTAAACGTGTGAGATCATTCCAATCAATTAGAGAGGAAGAGGTGTTAAATTTAACAAGATGTATTTCTATAAACACTGGAACTATTATCAACCTCACTCATGAAATTTTATCTATGCAATATAACATCATTTCTAGGGCAACTTTTGGTGATAAATGCAAGGAGCAAGAAGCATATACCAAGTTCATCAAGGAAACTATAAAGTTGGCAGAGAGTTTCAGTGTCACTAATTTGTTTCCCTCCCAACATTGGTTACATGTGATTAGTGGAATGGTTTGtaaattgaagaaaattcaCAAGACTGGTGATATGATTCTTGAAAATATCATCAacgaaaagaaaacaaagactGATGGAGATGGAAGTCTTTTGTCCTATCTTTTGAGTCTCAATGATCATGGCTCTTCCAACCCTGATGGATTTCATTTGACAATCAACAACATTAAAGCTGTTATTCAg GATATCATTTTTGCTGGAAGTGAAACAACATCTTCAACTTTAGAATGGGCTTTTTCAGAAATGATGAAAAACCCTAGAGTGCTAAAAAAGGCTCAAGCAGAAGTTAGACAAGTCTTTGGAAACAAAGGATATATTgatgaaataaattttcaagAACTGAAATATGTAAAAGCAATAATTAAAGAAACCTTAAGATTGCACCCACCTAGTCCTCTACTACTACCAAGAGAGTGTATTGAAACTTGTGAGATTAATGGATACACAATACCATCTGGAACACAAGTGTTTGTGAATGGATGGGCAATAGGAAGAGACCAAAAGTATTGGAGGGAAGGAGAAAAGTTTTATCCTGAGAGGTTCATGGATTGTCTAGTTGATTACAAAGGGTCTAATTTTGAGTACATACCTTTTGGTGCAGGAAGGAGAATATGTCCAGGAATCACATTTGCTGAACCTAATTTAGAATTTCCTCTTGCTCAATTGTTGTACTATTTTGATTGGGGACTTCCCTATGGAATTACTCATGAAAATTTGGATATGACTGAAGTGTTTGGTGCTTCTGTGAAAAGGAAAAATGGTCTATTCTTAATTCCAAGTCTTTACAATCATGTACCTCTTGAATAA